One window from the genome of Garra rufa chromosome 1, GarRuf1.0, whole genome shotgun sequence encodes:
- the LOC141343558 gene encoding interferon-induced very large GTPase 1-like yields MDVQMAVFHCADGFLKQLMVTKLSQCQYALPLLVPDPFTRQIEFPLWTFRRVNKSWKMRNTNNEIISRTQSIYKAETPMVFFFRFGSVSSSKSHLINSLINEKHNTFFHRNCPGSSKTRVLMDGVVEIAWFCPSGKNTDNFTDCVAFCNLHGDAGDHEKQLQILTEMASVNVVLMPQLDRNDRSSATIQNLYTNRKPLICIFTEDESAVIEMKRNTFKMGLKDRNKSDVSEELKKAINVCLAESSSTFRLEDVSKHSDIRVDEEDDDDCRRGRAAAQQMMCLLENKDLTEIKESFLPHQGKLWRQWSQKNKELHRPQAEKKEIDISRAQTEMLNIRQQQHEFKISEFMKFFFKKIYSHDENEKMFFLKWLRILLDEHISADLSALHHKYNKKKSTVVKFKEDHAKSEKLTAEQTCHEKISEELQAAAFGLEHIMREISQIYESCSSVKKNKKDLQFDFSSLPSLAAEMMISGFPLELMDGDAAHVPVIWISAVLDQLIQKLGDQRVFVLSVLGLQSSGKSTMLNAMFGLQFAVSAGRCTRGAFMQLLKVSEEIKTQMNFDYILVVETVGLHALAGRSTRNHDDELATFVVGIGNLTLINIFGENPSEMQDILQIVVQAFIRMKKVGLNPSCVFVHQNVSDVTAGEKNLEGKRRLQETLDEMTKLAAKDEVYDAERFSDVIRFDVQNDVKYFDQLWEGKPPMAPPNPDYCENIQELNKYIFSHVANSHRMILTYLKVSIQDTWEALLNEQYIFRFRNSLEISAYRKLETEYSKWSWCLRSAMMETENKLYNQIENEALHEVEETDLQKELKKTSEEVEKSMSEFFEKDKDKHILIHWKTSFEIKIKELQQNIVRETKRKLNGILQQQDLQRKIDAQRTLHENTLYEKSKGLALKLRDKAKDEKTLKKEFDLLWKKSMKKIIRDTPAIKEIHMMKDVRKILSDAYGSSNVDHWREGRDIFSVLSYYDYIKVKRSGGYFTNAIRSAKDKFVYVLSKENEFQIKSITTDVALQTDKMIQSFNISKMGYNKSCTEQLTGYIIKRVTEHEKGPVKYVFKKEFFIDLVLSICMRASKMITDQYRMFREANDPVIYVEKEREEYYSIFQKYCHGAISAAIFGEIICQKLKEPIEQSVYKKTARDVANEMRSNCESLNGNRSNLEKHILKTLAEGEDFDKYMDYILTPRDHFKSFIRDEVSRCITDKFSVSVLPKMKENIKLLQQKIMKAAHESTEHVQVNSGDVGLWLKRFTQQLSDELIFSEKDLSGVKHDDVDFTLLEDVIKQALTALISDISSSFSTETFPVNLDYKFRPDQLLIDHLCQCCWVQCPFCEATCTRTIGNHDGDHIVDFHRVTGITGLSYIGTGNLAVQICTSAVASSGQYFYQDDYQDDGVPWKEYRRAGKVFADWSISPDLSELPYWKWFVCRFKDNLEKLYNKTFERSGEIPDEWRKYSKQEAIESLDQYI; encoded by the coding sequence ATGGATGTTCAGATGGCCGTGTTTCATTGTGCTGATGGTTTCCTGAAGCAGCTGATGGTCACCAAACTGTCCCAGTGTCAGTACGCTCTGCCTCTGCTTGTTCCTGATCCATTCACACGACAGATTGAGTTTCCTCTCTGGACATTTAGACGAGTCAACAAGAGCTGGAAGATGAGAAACACCAACAATGAAATCATCAGTCGAACCCAGTCGATCTACAAGGCAGAAACTCCAATGGTATTTTTCTTCAGGTTTGGCTCTGTGTCTTCATCCAAGTCTCATCTGATAAACAGTCTGATCAATGAGAAACACAACACGTTCTTCCACAGGAACTGCCCAGGCAGCAGCAAAACCAGAGTCCTGATGGATGGAGTGGTGGAGATCGCCTGGTTCTGCCCCTCTGGGAAAAACACAGATAACTTCACTGACTGTGTTGCATTCTGTAATCTACACGGTGATGCAGGAGACCATGAGAAACAGTTGCAGATCCTCACTGAAATGGCCTCAGTCAATGTTGTTCTTATGCCACAACTGGACAGGAATGACAGAAGTTCAGCAACAATCCAAAACCTGTACACAAACAGAAAACCGCTAATTTGTATATTTACTGAGGATGAGTCTGCTGTAATTGAGATGAAgagaaatacatttaaaatgggTCTGAAAGACAGAAATAAGTCAGATGTATCTGAAGAACTTAAAAAAGCAATAAATGTTTGTCTCGCAGAATCATCCTCCACTTTCAGACTTGAAGATGTGTCCAAACATTCAGACATCAGAGTAGATGAGGAAGATGATGATGACTGCAGGAGAGGAAGAGCAGCAGCACAGCAGATGATGTGTTTACTGGAGAATAAAGATCTGACAGAAATCAAAGAATCATTTCTGCCTCATCAGGGAAAACTGTGGCGTCAGTGGAGTCAGAAGAACAAAGAACTACATCGACCTCAAGCAGAAAAGAAAGAAATAGATATCAGTAGAGCCCAAACAGAAATGTTGAATATCCGACAACAGCAGCATGAATTTAAAATCAGTGAGTTTATgaagtttttctttaaaaaaatttactcacATGATGAAAATGAGAAAATGTTTTTCCTTAAATGGCTCAGAATTCTCCTGGATGAACatatttcagctgacctttctgcTTTACatcataaatataataaaaaaaaatcaacagttGTAAAATTCAAAGAGGATCATGCTAAATCTGAAAAACTGACAGCTGAACAAACATGCCATGAGAAAATATCTGAGGAACTTCAAGCTGCAGCCTTTGGTTTGGAGCACATCATGAGGGAGATCAGTCAGATCTATGAATCGTGTTCATCTGTGAAGAAGAACAAGAAAGACCTGCAGTTTGACTTCTCATCTCTCCCGAGTCTTGCAGCAGAGATGATGATCTCTGGATTTCCACTGGAGCTGATGGATGGAGATGCTGCTCATGTTCCTGTGATCTGGATCTCTGCTGTTCTCGATCAACTCATCCAGAAACTGGGAGACCAGAGAGTCTTTGTGCTGTCAGTTTTAGGACTTCAGAGCTCTGGGAAATCCACCATGCTGAATGCCATGTTTGGACTCCAGTTTGCCGTCAGTGCTGGCAGGTGCACCAGAGGAGCTTTCATGCAGCTGCTCAAAGTGTCAGAAGAGATAAAAACACAGATGAACTTTGACTATATTCTGGTTGTTGAAACTGTGGGTCTGCATGCTCTGGCCGGAAGATCAACAAGAAATCATGACGATGAATTGGCCACATTTGTTGTTGGAATTGGAAATCTGACACTGATCAACATCTTTGGAGAAAACCCATCTGAGATGCAGGACATTCTTCAGATTGTTGTTCAGGCCTTCATCAGGATGAAAAAGGTCGGACTGAATCCcagctgtgtgtttgtgcatcAGAACGTTTCAGACGTCACAGCTGGAGAGAAAAACTTGGAGGGAAAAAGACGACTGCAGGAGACACTGGATGAGATGACAAAACTTGCTGCTAAAGATGAAGTTTATGATGCAGAACGTTTCAGCGATGTCATTAGATTTGATGTTCAGAATGATGTGAAGTATTTTGATCAGCTCTGGGAGGGCAAACCACCAATGGCACCACCAAACCCAGACTACTGTGAAAATATTCaagaactaaataaatatattttttctcatGTTGCAAATTCACATAGAATGATACTGACATATTTAAAAGTTAGTATTCAAGATACCTGGGAGGCTTTACTGAATGAACAATACATCTTCAGATTTAGAAATTCTCTGGAGATTTCAGCCTACAGAAAACTGGAGACAGAATACAGCAAGTGGTCCTGGTGTCTTCGCAGTGCCATGATGGAGACTGAGAACAAACTGTACAACCAAATAGAAAATGAAGCACTTCATGAGGTTGAAGAAACTGATCTTCAGAAAGAACTGAAGAAGACAAGCGAAGAAGTGGAAAAATCAATGTCAGAATTCTTTGAGAAAGATAAAGATAAACACATACTGATTCACTGGAAAACATCATTTGAAATCAAAATCAAAGAGCTTCAGCAAAACATTGTGAGGGAAACAAAGAGGAAATTAAATGGGATTCTTCAGCAGCAAGACCTGCAGAGAAAAATTGATGCTCAGAGGACACTTCATGAAAACACTCTCTATGAAAAGAGCAAAGGACTTGCTTTAAAACTCAGAGACAAAGCAAAAGATGAAAAAACACTGAAGAAGGAGTTTGATTTGCTTTGGAAAAAGAGTATGAAGAAAATCATCAGAGACACTCCTGCGATCAAAGAAATACACATGATGAAAGATGTGAGAAAGATACTCAGTGACGCCTATGGAAGTTCTAATGTAGACCACTGGAGGGAGGGGAGGGATATTTTCTCAGTGTTGAGTTACTATGATTACATAAAGGTAAAGAGATCTGGTGGATATTTCACAAATGCCATCAGATCAGCTAAAGATAAGTTTGTTTATGTTCTATCAAAAGAGAATGAATTCCAAATAAAATCAATCACCACAGATGTTGCTCTACAGACAGACAAAATGATTCAGTCCTTTAACATTTCAAAGATGGGCTACAACAAAAGCTGCACTGAACAACTCACAGGTTACATCATTAAGAGAGTAACAGAACATGAGAAAGGACCGGTGAAGTATGTGTTCAAGAAAGAATTCTTTATTGATTTGGTTCTTTCCATCTGTATGAGAGCAAGCAAGATGATCACTGACCAATACAGGATGTTTAGAGAAGCCAATGATCCTGTAATATATGTTGAAAAGGAGAGAGAAGAATACTATAGTATCTTCCAGAAATACTGTCATGGAGCAATATCAGCTGCCATTTTTGGTGAGATCATCTGTCAGAAACTTAAAGAGCCCATTGAGCAGAGTGTCTACAAGAAGACTGCCAGAGATGTGGCAAATGAAATGAGGTCAAACTGTGAATCACTGAATGGAAACAGATCAAATCTGGAGAAACACATCCTGAAGACACTGGCAGAAGGGGAGGATTTTGACAAATACATGGACTACATTCTTACTCCCAGAGATCACTTCAAGAGTTTCATCAGAGATGAAGTCAGTCGGTGCATCACTGATAAGTTCAGTGTCAGTGTTTTACCCAAGATGAAGGAGAACATTAAACTCCTGCAGCAGAAGATCATGAAAGCAGCTCATGAATCTACTGAACATGTTCAAGTCAACAGTGGAGATGTTGGTTTGTGGTTGAAGCGTTTCACACAGCAGCTCTCAGATGAGCTGATCTTCTCTGAAAAAGACCTCAGTGGAGTCAAACATGATGATGTTGATTTCACCCTCTTAGAAGATGTGATAAAACAAGCACTTACTGCTCTAATCTCTGACATTAGCAGTAGCTTCAGCACTGAGACATTTCCAGTAAATCTGGACTATAAGTTCAGGCCAGATCAGCTTCTGATTGATCACCTCTGTCAGTGCTGTTGGGTTCAGTGTCCGTTCTGTGAAGCCACCTGCACCCGCACCATAGGAAACCATGATGGAGATCACATTGTTGATTTCCACAGAGTGACCGGAATTACAGGGTTGAGTTACATCGGAACAGGAAACTTGGCTGTACAAATCTGCACATCAGCAGTAGCAAGCAGCGGTCAGTATTTTTATCAAGATGACTATCAAGATGATGGAGTCCCTTGGAAAGAATACAGAAGAGCAGGAAAAGTTTTTGCAGATTGGAGCATCTCTCCTGATCTCTCTGAACTGCCTTACTGGAAGTGGTTTGTGTGCAGATTCAAAGACAATCTGGAAAAGCTCTACAATAAAACATTTGAGAGGAGTGGTGAGATTCCAGATGAATGGAGAAAATACTCAAAACAGGAAGCTATTGAGAGTTTGGATCAATATATCTAA